One window of Thermocoleostomius sinensis A174 genomic DNA carries:
- the rfbG gene encoding CDP-glucose 4,6-dehydratase yields the protein MKFWQGKKVFITGHTGFKGSWLSVWLQSLGAIVVGYSLPAPTQPNLFEVANVANGMDSITGDIRDLSALQAAMSQHQPDIVLHMAAQPLVRYSYLHPVETYATNVMGTVNVLEAVRHTDSVKVVVVITTDKCYENREWVWGYREHEPMGGKDPYSSSKGCAELVVSAYRDSYFSPEQYDRHGVAVASARAGNVIGGGDWALDRLIPDIMRAIQENRPVLIRSPRAIRPWQHVLEPLRGYLCLAEHLWHHGPEFAEGWNFGPNDEDAKPVAWIVEHLTKLWGNGASWQIDGASHPHEATYLKLDCSKAKARLGWTPRTSLSTALDWIVEFYRAYQRQQNMREVVEGQILRFQSLEPPSDAVDLSDMMVPLTSTK from the coding sequence ATGAAATTCTGGCAGGGCAAAAAGGTTTTTATTACGGGTCATACAGGTTTCAAAGGCAGTTGGCTATCGGTATGGCTGCAATCATTAGGAGCGATCGTCGTTGGCTATTCACTGCCTGCTCCTACTCAGCCCAATCTCTTTGAAGTGGCTAATGTAGCTAACGGCATGGACTCCATCACTGGCGATATTCGTGACCTATCAGCGCTGCAAGCAGCCATGTCTCAACATCAGCCAGATATTGTGTTACATATGGCAGCCCAGCCCCTTGTGCGCTATTCCTACCTCCATCCGGTAGAAACCTATGCCACCAATGTGATGGGCACAGTCAATGTCTTGGAAGCGGTTCGCCACACAGACAGCGTTAAGGTTGTGGTCGTGATTACCACGGATAAGTGCTACGAAAACCGCGAGTGGGTCTGGGGCTATCGCGAACACGAACCGATGGGCGGCAAAGATCCCTACTCCAGCAGCAAAGGCTGTGCCGAACTGGTAGTCAGCGCCTATCGGGATTCTTATTTCTCACCGGAACAGTACGATCGACACGGAGTCGCAGTGGCCAGTGCTCGTGCCGGAAACGTAATCGGTGGTGGAGATTGGGCGCTCGATCGCCTCATTCCCGACATTATGCGGGCCATTCAGGAAAACCGCCCAGTGCTAATCCGCAGTCCTCGCGCTATCCGTCCGTGGCAGCATGTGCTGGAACCCTTAAGAGGCTACCTGTGCTTGGCAGAACACCTGTGGCATCATGGTCCGGAATTTGCCGAGGGCTGGAACTTTGGTCCGAACGATGAAGATGCAAAGCCCGTAGCCTGGATTGTTGAGCACCTCACCAAGCTATGGGGCAACGGCGCATCCTGGCAGATTGATGGGGCCTCCCATCCCCACGAAGCGACGTACTTGAAGTTGGATTGCTCCAAGGCTAAAGCACGTTTAGGATGGACACCTCGTACATCGCTTAGTACTGCCCTCGACTGGATTGTGGAATTCTATCGTGCCTATCAACGGCAGCAGAACATGCGAGAAGTTGTCGAAGGGCAAATCCTTCGCTTTCAGTCACTAGAACCCCCCTCTGATGCTGTCGATTTGTCGGACATGATGGTGCCGCTTACATCTACAAAGTAA
- a CDS encoding glycoside hydrolase 100 family protein, which produces MVFSEQSVVRMAQSLFYNRALVSLQGEWVGAIAAIPKVPEHGGAVLDLNYDEVFIRDNVPVMIYLLTQEKYSVVRHFLETCLSLQSNQPQTRGIFPTSFIEQNGQVVADYGQRAIGRVISVDATLWWAILTYLYVQRTGDRAFALQPTVQQGLQRFLDLILRPSFRDAPTLYVPDGAFMIDRPLDVWGTPLEIQVLLYGSLVSAAKLIQMDLQHKGYPVQARKSDESALISSNAFDSPSDAFTQRQIDQFHGSLDYARRLRRYLLKQYWITSKTVQVLRRRPTEQYGDAIQNEYNIHTETIPHWLQEWLGDRGGYLIGNIRTGRPDFRFFTLGNCLGAIFDVISPHQQQNLFQLIVQNRQDLVAQMPLRICHPPLEDTDWRTKTGYDRKNLPWCYHNAGHWPCLFWFLVVAVLRQQPFHSEQPPHLMAEMQTLLEESYQLLLYQLPRQNWAEYFDGPTGNWMGQQARLHQTWTIVGFLLVHHLLKENPGDAKIMNLPSVKEFYRSDAIEP; this is translated from the coding sequence ATGGTTTTTTCTGAACAATCCGTTGTCCGCATGGCGCAGTCGTTATTTTATAACCGAGCGTTGGTGAGCCTTCAAGGAGAATGGGTGGGAGCGATCGCTGCCATTCCCAAAGTGCCCGAACATGGCGGCGCAGTGCTGGATTTGAACTATGACGAGGTTTTCATTCGGGACAATGTGCCTGTGATGATTTATCTGCTAACGCAGGAAAAATATAGTGTTGTGCGGCATTTTTTGGAAACCTGCTTAAGTTTACAGAGCAATCAACCGCAAACACGTGGCATTTTCCCCACAAGCTTTATTGAACAAAACGGACAAGTCGTTGCCGATTATGGACAACGGGCGATCGGACGAGTCATTTCAGTGGATGCTACCCTGTGGTGGGCCATTTTGACCTATCTCTATGTTCAACGCACAGGCGATCGAGCCTTTGCTTTACAACCAACTGTACAGCAAGGGCTTCAGCGATTTCTGGATCTGATTCTACGCCCCTCTTTCCGCGATGCCCCAACGCTTTATGTTCCTGACGGTGCGTTTATGATCGATCGTCCTCTAGACGTGTGGGGCACACCGCTAGAGATCCAAGTGTTGCTGTATGGTTCACTAGTGAGTGCAGCCAAACTGATTCAGATGGATTTACAACACAAGGGCTATCCCGTTCAGGCTCGAAAGAGCGATGAGTCTGCATTGATCTCTTCCAACGCATTTGATTCTCCTTCAGATGCCTTCACTCAGCGGCAAATTGACCAATTCCACGGCAGTTTGGACTATGCCCGTCGGTTGCGCCGTTATTTACTGAAACAATATTGGATTACCAGCAAAACCGTTCAAGTATTGCGGCGACGACCCACCGAGCAATATGGCGACGCTATCCAAAATGAGTACAATATTCACACAGAAACTATTCCACACTGGCTGCAAGAGTGGCTGGGCGATCGCGGCGGCTACTTGATTGGTAACATTCGTACCGGACGCCCCGATTTCCGCTTCTTCACCTTAGGTAACTGCTTAGGCGCCATCTTTGATGTTATTAGTCCACATCAACAACAGAATTTGTTTCAGTTGATTGTGCAAAATCGTCAAGATCTGGTGGCACAGATGCCGCTGCGAATTTGCCATCCGCCTTTGGAAGATACTGACTGGCGTACAAAAACGGGATACGATCGCAAAAATCTGCCCTGGTGCTATCACAATGCTGGACACTGGCCCTGTCTATTTTGGTTTTTAGTGGTGGCAGTATTACGTCAACAGCCATTCCACTCTGAGCAACCCCCACACTTAATGGCTGAGATGCAGACGTTGTTGGAAGAGTCTTACCAACTGCTGTTATATCAGCTACCCCGGCAAAATTGGGCAGAATATTTTGATGGGCCTACAGGTAATTGGATGGGGCAACAGGCTAGACTCCACCAAACTTGGACGATCGTTGGATTTTTACTGGTGCATCATTTGCTAAAGGAGAATCCGGGCGATGCCAAAATTATGAATCTTCCCAGTGTGAAAGAATTTTATCGAAGTGACGCGATCGAGCCATAA
- the rfbC gene encoding dTDP-4-dehydrorhamnose 3,5-epimerase produces MLFTETKLKGAFIIDLELKSDDRGFFARTFCAKEFEAHGLKPLVSQCNLSFNHKAGTLRGMHYQVAPACETKLVRCTRGAVYDVIIDLRPDSPTYRQHIGVELSADNRRALYVPEMFAHGYQTLTDDAEVAYQVTEFYTPGYERGARYNDPAFGIEWPVPITVISEKDANWPLVEAVPV; encoded by the coding sequence ATGTTATTTACCGAAACCAAACTCAAAGGCGCGTTCATCATTGATCTGGAATTGAAATCCGACGATCGAGGGTTCTTTGCCCGTACATTCTGCGCCAAAGAGTTTGAAGCCCATGGGTTGAAGCCTCTCGTTTCCCAATGCAACCTGTCGTTTAACCACAAAGCTGGCACGCTGAGAGGGATGCACTACCAAGTGGCTCCTGCCTGTGAAACAAAGCTGGTTCGCTGCACTCGGGGAGCGGTTTACGATGTGATCATCGATCTACGTCCAGACTCACCCACCTATCGACAGCACATTGGGGTTGAGTTGAGTGCAGATAACCGTCGAGCACTATATGTCCCCGAAATGTTTGCCCACGGCTATCAAACACTGACCGACGATGCCGAAGTTGCCTATCAGGTGACAGAGTTCTACACACCGGGCTACGAACGAGGAGCACGCTACAACGATCCAGCCTTTGGTATTGAATGGCCGGTTCCTATCACGGTGATTTCAGAAAAAGATGCCAATTGGCCGTTGGTAGAAGCGGTTCCTGTCTAA
- a CDS encoding family 10 glycosylhydrolase, whose protein sequence is MRYFRVDRIWQGPQRIAHRFVAMLMVSGLTVLSLSSVGQAQTYQVRANAFCQLSAEAIAQTDALRQAALQGDLNAQSQYKTFMSQQAEQMHQCRHQTWPQNQAIWLRLYPCDAQPGALEKVFDRIVAKGYNQVYLEVFHDGQVLLPASDNPTAWASKLRSRGYEDRDLLQEAIVKGHERGLKVYAWMFTLNFGYSYSLRPEQEQALARNGRGETSLAALSAGNTGAVNNNEIFVDPYSAQAKRDFQILLQAILARKPDGVLFDYIRYPLGQGADSVASRVQDLWIYGTASQQALFNRAMNQKGLALIERFVRNGRITAADVSTVNSRYPQETVPLWQGRANRAVSTEQLQEELWLLTVAHAVQGVLDFLTMAARPVQQQGIPAGAVFFPEANRLVGERGYDSRLQPWDRFPSSLEWHPMAYATCGDASCVVAQVQRVVSLAPSGTQIMPVLAGTWGQTISGHPPLEQQMYGLRQAFPQISTVSHFAYSWQESQHDRDRQTCQL, encoded by the coding sequence ATGAGATATTTTCGTGTCGATCGAATTTGGCAAGGACCGCAACGGATTGCCCACCGCTTTGTGGCCATGCTGATGGTGAGTGGATTAACTGTCCTGAGTTTAAGTAGTGTTGGTCAAGCTCAAACCTATCAAGTGAGAGCAAATGCCTTTTGTCAACTTTCAGCCGAGGCAATTGCCCAAACCGATGCCCTACGACAAGCCGCCCTCCAAGGAGACTTAAATGCCCAAAGCCAGTACAAAACTTTCATGAGTCAGCAAGCTGAGCAAATGCATCAATGTCGCCATCAGACTTGGCCACAGAATCAGGCGATTTGGCTACGGTTGTATCCGTGTGACGCTCAGCCAGGCGCGTTGGAAAAAGTGTTCGATCGAATTGTGGCCAAAGGATATAACCAGGTATACCTGGAAGTTTTTCATGATGGACAAGTGTTGCTGCCAGCGTCCGATAATCCCACCGCTTGGGCGTCAAAATTGCGCAGTCGGGGCTACGAAGACCGGGATTTGCTGCAAGAGGCGATCGTTAAGGGACACGAGCGCGGATTAAAAGTTTATGCCTGGATGTTTACGCTCAACTTTGGCTACTCTTACAGTTTGCGCCCAGAACAGGAACAAGCCTTGGCTCGCAACGGTCGAGGGGAAACCAGCTTAGCCGCTCTTTCAGCGGGCAACACCGGTGCAGTCAATAATAACGAGATTTTTGTTGACCCCTACAGTGCACAAGCCAAACGCGACTTTCAAATCTTGCTACAAGCCATATTAGCTCGTAAACCAGACGGGGTACTGTTTGACTACATTCGCTATCCTCTTGGACAGGGAGCCGATTCGGTAGCAAGCCGTGTCCAGGATCTGTGGATTTATGGAACAGCATCTCAACAAGCGCTTTTCAATCGAGCCATGAATCAAAAAGGGTTGGCACTGATCGAACGTTTTGTTCGCAACGGCCGAATTACGGCTGCTGATGTCTCTACTGTCAATTCCCGTTATCCCCAAGAGACAGTGCCTCTGTGGCAAGGACGTGCCAATCGGGCAGTTTCCACCGAGCAACTTCAAGAAGAATTGTGGCTATTGACCGTTGCTCATGCCGTTCAAGGCGTTTTAGATTTTCTCACAATGGCTGCCCGTCCAGTGCAACAACAGGGGATTCCCGCTGGAGCCGTTTTTTTTCCCGAAGCCAATCGGTTGGTGGGTGAACGTGGTTATGATTCGCGGTTACAACCGTGGGATCGATTCCCCAGTAGTTTAGAGTGGCACCCGATGGCCTATGCAACCTGTGGTGATGCCAGTTGTGTGGTAGCCCAGGTACAACGAGTGGTGTCATTAGCACCCAGTGGCACCCAAATAATGCCAGTTTTAGCTGGAACCTGGGGACAAACCATTAGTGGTCATCCGCCCCTTGAACAGCAAATGTATGGTCTTCGTCAAGCCTTTCCCCAGATCAGCACCGTCAGTCATTTTGCCTACTCGTGGCAGGAATCGCAACACGATCGCGATCGACAAACTTGCCAGTTGTGA
- a CDS encoding aspartate/glutamate racemase family protein, with amino-acid sequence MQQLIRINVINGNTFDTMTRGINESAQAARFLSTEIITTQPRTGPESIESYYDEYLAIPGILEEIVLSEANFDAFVIACWGDPGIEAARELTTKPIVGIAEASMYVANMLAARWGVLTTQHRTLDMVEKTIHKAGFSHRCVSIRTTGLAVAETETARDAAVDALEAIGRLAILEDKAEAFCLGCAGMGRLDTELERRLGVPIIDSVAAAVKMAESLVGLRKQTSKALTYKPPESKLIKGFPKLMQPGG; translated from the coding sequence ATGCAGCAGCTTATTCGCATCAACGTCATCAACGGCAACACCTTTGACACCATGACACGCGGAATTAATGAATCCGCGCAAGCCGCTCGCTTTCTATCCACAGAAATCATCACTACTCAACCCAGAACAGGGCCAGAATCGATCGAATCCTACTACGACGAGTATTTGGCAATTCCCGGTATTCTGGAAGAAATTGTTCTTTCTGAAGCCAACTTCGATGCCTTTGTCATTGCCTGCTGGGGTGATCCAGGCATTGAAGCGGCCCGTGAACTGACTACTAAACCGATTGTCGGCATTGCCGAAGCTAGCATGTATGTCGCCAATATGCTAGCGGCTCGCTGGGGGGTGCTTACCACTCAGCACCGCACCTTGGATATGGTAGAAAAAACGATTCACAAAGCCGGATTTTCTCATCGTTGCGTGTCGATACGGACAACCGGGCTTGCCGTAGCCGAGACCGAAACCGCTCGTGATGCTGCCGTCGATGCGTTGGAAGCGATCGGGCGGTTGGCAATCCTTGAAGACAAAGCGGAAGCCTTCTGCTTAGGATGTGCGGGCATGGGCCGACTGGATACGGAACTAGAACGGCGTTTGGGTGTTCCAATCATTGACTCAGTCGCCGCCGCCGTCAAAATGGCAGAGTCCCTCGTAGGACTGAGAAAACAAACCAGTAAAGCACTGACTTACAAACCACCAGAATCGAAGCTAATCAAAGGCTTTCCAAAACTAATGCAGCCAGGAGGATAA
- a CDS encoding AAA family ATPase: MSVIAIINQKGGCAKSTTAVHLAYWLVHRRNKVLLVDADAQRSSSIWLESLEDNIPCEVLQEPETLLQRIPKLAEAYNYVVVDGPAGLSDATKSILFRADLAIIPCQPSGVDLRSASDAIRLIRQAQAERNGAPKAAVFLSRAVKGTRLKDEAMLLLNNIGVPVLDTVIHQRQAIADTFGQAATVWELLGKAAVEAAEEFDQLFREIMEMVP, translated from the coding sequence ATGTCAGTTATTGCCATTATTAATCAAAAGGGAGGCTGTGCGAAATCAACGACCGCTGTGCATTTGGCCTATTGGCTGGTTCATCGCCGTAATAAAGTGTTGCTTGTAGACGCCGATGCCCAGCGATCGAGTTCCATCTGGTTAGAGTCATTAGAAGACAATATTCCCTGTGAGGTGCTACAGGAGCCAGAAACCCTGTTGCAGCGTATTCCCAAGTTAGCTGAAGCCTATAACTATGTGGTGGTAGATGGCCCAGCCGGACTGTCAGATGCCACTAAATCCATCTTATTTCGGGCTGATCTCGCCATTATTCCTTGTCAGCCATCTGGGGTTGATTTGCGATCGGCCTCGGATGCAATTCGGTTGATTCGCCAAGCCCAAGCTGAACGCAATGGTGCACCCAAAGCGGCTGTCTTTCTGTCAAGAGCTGTCAAAGGCACTCGGCTTAAAGACGAGGCCATGCTGCTGCTTAATAATATTGGCGTGCCAGTGCTTGACACAGTAATTCACCAGAGACAGGCGATCGCCGACACCTTTGGACAAGCAGCCACTGTGTGGGAGCTATTGGGCAAAGCGGCGGTAGAAGCTGCCGAAGAGTTTGATCAACTGTTTCGCGAGATTATGGAAATGGTTCCATAA
- the rfbF gene encoding glucose-1-phosphate cytidylyltransferase encodes MKAVILAGGLGTRISEETAIKPKPMVEVAGQPILWHIMKIYSAHGVNDFIICCGYKGYVIKEYFANYFLRMSDVTFDMRFNQMNIHSGNAEPWRVTLVDTGEKTMTGGRLKRVREHIGNDTFCFTYGDGVSNINISELIAFHKEQKTLATLTAVQPPGRFGAIALGQEQTKITKFHEKPEGDGAWINGGFFVLEPDVIDYIKDDSTVWEQEPLQKLAHDEQLSAFKHDGFWQPMDTLRDKNYLEGLWNSGNAPWKVW; translated from the coding sequence ATGAAGGCAGTCATTTTAGCTGGTGGTTTAGGAACCCGCATTAGCGAAGAAACGGCCATTAAGCCAAAGCCAATGGTAGAGGTAGCGGGACAACCCATTCTCTGGCACATCATGAAGATCTATTCGGCTCATGGTGTTAATGACTTCATTATTTGCTGTGGGTATAAAGGCTACGTTATTAAAGAGTATTTTGCGAATTACTTTTTGCGCATGTCGGATGTGACCTTTGATATGCGCTTTAATCAAATGAATATTCATTCTGGAAATGCTGAGCCTTGGCGTGTCACATTGGTGGACACTGGTGAGAAAACCATGACGGGTGGTCGTTTGAAGCGAGTGCGTGAACACATCGGTAACGACACTTTTTGCTTCACCTATGGAGATGGGGTCAGCAATATCAATATTTCTGAGCTAATTGCTTTTCACAAGGAACAAAAGACCCTGGCAACGCTAACAGCGGTGCAACCCCCCGGACGCTTTGGTGCGATCGCCCTTGGACAAGAGCAAACCAAAATCACGAAGTTTCACGAAAAACCAGAAGGCGATGGCGCCTGGATTAATGGTGGTTTCTTCGTGCTAGAGCCAGATGTGATTGATTACATCAAAGATGACTCTACTGTTTGGGAACAAGAGCCGCTGCAAAAACTAGCCCACGACGAGCAACTTTCCGCCTTCAAGCATGATGGTTTCTGGCAACCGATGGATACCCTGCGCGACAAAAACTATCTAGAGGGACTTTGGAACAGTGGCAATGCACCTTGGAAGGTTTGGTAA
- a CDS encoding NAD(P)H-dependent oxidoreductase, whose translation MIIVDTALKARAEAGNPVRVGMIGSGFMGWGIANQIINSVPGMDLVAVSSRQLTNAKRAYDEAGVESVREVKTVAELEDAIAHGQYAITEDAMLLCQADGIDALIEVTGTIEFAAGVVLEAIAHNKHIVLMNAELDGTIGPILKTYADRAGVILSGCDGDQPGVEMNLYRYVKSIGMTPLLCGNIKGLQDPYRNPTTQEGFAKKWGQKAHMVTSFADGTKISFEQAIVANATGMKVAKRGMLGYDVSGHIDEMTNLYDVEQLKELGGIVDYVVGAKPGPGVFVYATQDDPKHKHYLSYYKMGDGPLYSFYTPYHLCHFEVPLSVARVVLFKDPVLAPLAGPMVDVVATAKIDLKAGDTLDGIGYYMTYGQCENSDIVLAERLLPMGLAEGCRLKRDVPRDRVLTYDDIELPEGRLCDKLRAEQDAFFAKAKATVTAA comes from the coding sequence ATGATCATTGTTGATACAGCGTTGAAAGCGCGTGCCGAAGCTGGTAATCCGGTCAGGGTTGGTATGATTGGTTCTGGGTTCATGGGCTGGGGCATTGCCAATCAAATTATCAATTCCGTGCCAGGAATGGATTTGGTGGCTGTCTCCAGCCGCCAACTCACCAATGCGAAACGAGCCTATGATGAGGCTGGCGTCGAGAGTGTTCGTGAAGTTAAAACGGTTGCTGAGTTAGAAGACGCGATCGCCCATGGGCAATATGCCATTACCGAAGACGCAATGTTGCTTTGTCAGGCAGACGGTATTGATGCATTAATTGAAGTCACAGGCACAATCGAGTTTGCTGCTGGCGTTGTGCTGGAAGCGATCGCCCATAACAAACATATTGTTTTGATGAATGCGGAATTGGATGGCACAATCGGTCCAATTCTGAAAACCTATGCCGATCGGGCGGGCGTGATTCTGTCGGGTTGCGATGGCGATCAGCCGGGTGTAGAAATGAACCTCTATCGCTATGTCAAAAGCATTGGTATGACGCCGCTGCTGTGCGGCAACATTAAAGGCTTGCAAGACCCGTACCGCAATCCCACTACACAAGAAGGTTTTGCCAAGAAATGGGGACAGAAAGCGCACATGGTAACGAGCTTTGCGGATGGTACAAAGATCTCGTTTGAACAGGCGATCGTCGCGAATGCAACGGGGATGAAGGTGGCAAAACGGGGCATGTTGGGCTATGACGTATCTGGACACATCGATGAGATGACCAACTTATACGATGTCGAGCAACTGAAAGAGTTGGGTGGTATCGTGGATTATGTTGTTGGCGCGAAGCCAGGGCCAGGCGTGTTTGTCTATGCCACACAAGATGACCCCAAGCATAAGCACTATTTGAGCTACTACAAAATGGGCGATGGCCCGCTGTATAGCTTCTACACACCCTATCATCTCTGCCATTTTGAAGTGCCGCTATCTGTAGCACGGGTGGTGCTATTTAAAGATCCGGTGTTGGCTCCGTTAGCCGGTCCGATGGTGGATGTGGTTGCCACTGCCAAGATTGATCTCAAAGCAGGCGATACCCTCGATGGTATTGGTTACTACATGACCTACGGGCAATGCGAAAACTCCGATATTGTTCTAGCTGAGCGGTTACTGCCAATGGGACTGGCCGAAGGTTGTCGCCTCAAGCGCGATGTACCTCGCGATCGGGTTCTCACTTATGATGATATTGAATTACCAGAAGGGCGGCTGTGCGACAAGCTACGGGCAGAACAAGACGCCTTCTTTGCTAAAGCGAAAGCAACCGTAACAGCGGCCTAG
- a CDS encoding HpsJ family protein produces MKAATSSPSPSFTSLILKLAGLLLILGVLVDGLIAAFPPDFTNSQWVATLINEWVGRGNIALVGLALIFFGVWVGHYAGGVEPSRQPLAKGWLFWSLAFSLLFGTLFLLMAPIYVRSSQLASASETRQINEAAAAAETQLNNQLEAQRSQVSAVLSNQELLAQLQQQLQASSELSEQEQTFLQGIQDILQEVESDPSALDRKVEEARSEGLQEIRAQQQQAIADLTTEMRKSRYRVTLNSLLFAVAAFGLAISTFRALQQSSRSKRMAR; encoded by the coding sequence ATGAAAGCTGCTACATCCTCTCCTTCTCCTTCGTTCACATCACTGATTTTGAAGCTAGCGGGACTGTTGTTGATTTTGGGTGTGCTGGTAGATGGACTCATTGCCGCATTTCCTCCCGATTTTACTAACAGTCAATGGGTAGCTACGTTAATCAATGAATGGGTGGGGCGAGGAAACATTGCGCTTGTGGGGCTAGCGCTCATTTTCTTTGGGGTATGGGTTGGTCACTATGCCGGAGGAGTAGAGCCGAGTCGGCAGCCTCTTGCAAAGGGTTGGCTATTTTGGTCGCTTGCTTTCTCGCTGCTGTTTGGCACACTTTTTCTATTGATGGCTCCCATTTACGTGCGCAGCAGCCAACTTGCGAGCGCATCGGAAACTCGGCAGATCAATGAAGCCGCCGCTGCCGCTGAAACGCAGTTAAACAACCAACTAGAAGCGCAGCGTAGTCAAGTATCAGCCGTTTTGTCGAATCAGGAATTACTTGCTCAATTGCAGCAACAGTTACAAGCTAGTAGTGAGCTTTCTGAGCAAGAACAGACCTTTTTGCAGGGGATTCAAGACATTTTGCAAGAAGTAGAGTCTGATCCATCTGCCCTCGATCGCAAAGTAGAAGAAGCCCGATCAGAAGGATTGCAGGAAATTCGAGCACAACAACAGCAGGCGATCGCGGATTTGACCACCGAAATGCGCAAGTCTCGATACCGTGTTACGCTCAACAGCCTTCTGTTTGCGGTGGCTGCTTTTGGATTAGCTATCAGCACGTTTCGCGCCCTACAGCAATCGTCGCGGTCGAAACGGATGGCACGTTAG
- a CDS encoding sucrose-phosphate phosphatase, with protein sequence MKFLLVTDLDHTLVGDAQATLALNQKLAAMRDRLSLIYATGRSYLSARQLKHEAQLLEPDYWITGVGTEIYHQGNRDSVWAQQLSDNWQREQITALVQGFPDLIPQPDDAQNPWKISYFLHSSTADVILTTLRLQLVQANLPAKIIFSSNRDVDILPLSGDKGLAMTYVRQQLQLPSEAMLVCGDSGNDISLFQHATQGVIVRNAQPELLDWYRQSQQSPQSEFFRHYWAQSAHAWGILEALFYFRWL encoded by the coding sequence GTGAAGTTTCTTCTTGTCACCGATTTAGACCATACGTTAGTCGGCGATGCCCAAGCAACGCTGGCATTGAATCAAAAACTGGCAGCCATGCGCGATCGGCTATCTCTAATCTATGCTACTGGACGTTCCTATCTCTCGGCTCGTCAGTTAAAACATGAAGCACAACTTCTAGAACCTGACTACTGGATCACGGGCGTTGGCACAGAGATTTATCATCAGGGCAATCGCGATTCGGTGTGGGCGCAGCAACTTTCAGATAATTGGCAGCGCGAGCAAATTACCGCCTTGGTGCAGGGCTTTCCAGACTTGATTCCACAGCCAGACGACGCACAAAATCCTTGGAAAATCAGTTATTTTTTGCACTCTTCTACGGCTGATGTGATCTTGACAACTCTGCGGTTGCAGCTAGTCCAAGCGAACCTACCCGCCAAAATTATTTTTAGCAGTAACCGCGACGTAGATATTTTGCCGCTGAGTGGTGACAAAGGGTTGGCAATGACGTATGTGCGTCAACAGTTACAGTTACCTTCAGAAGCCATGCTGGTTTGTGGCGATTCAGGCAATGACATCAGCTTGTTTCAGCACGCAACTCAGGGGGTGATTGTGCGCAACGCGCAACCCGAACTGCTTGATTGGTATCGTCAATCGCAGCAATCCCCACAGTCTGAATTTTTTCGGCACTATTGGGCCCAGTCGGCTCATGCTTGGGGAATTTTAGAGGCGCTGTTTTATTTTCGCTGGTTATAG